Proteins found in one Ptychodera flava strain L36383 chromosome 16, AS_Pfla_20210202, whole genome shotgun sequence genomic segment:
- the LOC139113994 gene encoding uncharacterized protein, translating into MVGCSNTAVPETMDCPPTLPGSESLPTLTRDEWVAAQQRDPAIQRIVILKESGKLPTRTKRKTESSEVQRYLNEWQRLSFKSGVLYRSRITGDGNKVHQLVLPRQYRAMVLRGLHDDVGHLGKDRTLDLVRSRFFWPYMARDVETKIKSCERCVRRRMPQGARSVAPLVNIQTSQPMELVCMDYLTLEESKGGISNISGDHRSLHTLCSRNPNPEPDRTDYS; encoded by the coding sequence ATGGTTGGTTGTTCAAATACAGCAGTACCAGAGACCATGGATTGTCCCCCAACACTGCCAGGGAGTGAATCTTTACCCACACTGACTAGGGATGAGTGGGTGGCTGCACAGCAAAGGGACCCCGCCATTCAACGCATCGTCATCCTCAAGGAGAGTGGAAAACTTCCAACCAGAACAAAAAGGAAGACTGAGAGTTCAGAGGTTCAGCGGTATCTCAATGAATGGCAGAGACTCAGTTTCAAGAGCGGTGTTTTGTACAGGAGTCGTATTACAGGTGATGGCAACAAGGTGCATCAACTAGTACTCCCTAGACAGTACAGAGCCATGGTCCTCAGAGGTCTGCATGATGATGTTGGACATCTTGGTAAGGACAGAACACTAGACTTGGTGAGATCTCGCTTCTTCTGGCCTTACATGGCACGTGACGTTGAGACTAAGATCAAGTCATGTGAGAGATGTGTGAGAAGGAGGATGCCCCAAGGTGCAAGATCAGTTGCTCCATTGGTGAACATACAGACCAGTCAGCCAATGGAATTAGTATGCATGGACTATCTGACCCTAGAAGAATCCAAGGGAGGTATATCTAACATTTCTGGTGATCACCGATCACTTCACACGCTATGCAGTCGCAATCCCAACCCAGAACCAGACCGCACAGACTACAGCTAG